From one Cyanobacterium stanieri PCC 7202 genomic stretch:
- a CDS encoding alanine racemase domain protein (PFAM: Alanine racemase, N-terminal domain~TIGRFAM: pyridoxal phosphate enzyme, YggS family~COGs: COG0325 enzyme with a TIM-barrel fold~InterPro IPR011078:IPR001608~KEGG: cyh:Cyan8802_1713 alanine racemase domain protein~PFAM: alanine racemase domain protein~SPTR: Alanine racemase domain protein) — protein sequence MDNLITARIEEIKPTIPPRVRLIAVSKTMSVDSIRMAYDGGIRDFAENRLQEALEKQEQLKDLGDITWHFIGHLQSNKAKKAVESFPWIHSIDSLKIARRINRLAQEAIALKTITELPQVCLQVKILPDESKYGWDVQQLWQDVEAIKQLDSLRLRGLMAILPLGLSKDETLGAFKNVKSLADELQPHFGSDFDQLSMGMSGDYPLAIEAGATMIRLGTILFGKRSTVALG from the coding sequence ATGGATAATTTAATCACTGCCCGAATAGAAGAAATAAAGCCCACAATACCGCCCCGAGTGCGCCTCATTGCCGTGAGTAAAACTATGTCGGTGGACAGTATTCGCATGGCTTATGATGGGGGGATTCGTGATTTTGCTGAAAATCGGTTGCAGGAGGCTTTGGAAAAGCAGGAACAGTTAAAAGACTTAGGGGATATTACATGGCATTTTATTGGGCATTTACAAAGTAATAAGGCAAAAAAAGCGGTGGAGTCTTTTCCTTGGATTCATTCTATTGATAGCCTAAAAATTGCTCGGAGGATTAACCGTTTAGCCCAAGAGGCGATCGCCCTTAAAACAATTACAGAACTACCACAGGTATGTTTACAAGTAAAAATTTTACCTGATGAATCGAAATATGGCTGGGATGTACAACAATTATGGCAGGATGTGGAAGCCATTAAACAACTTGATTCGTTGCGATTACGAGGTTTAATGGCAATTTTACCCCTCGGACTATCAAAGGATGAAACCCTAGGGGCTTTTAAGAATGTCAAAAGTTTAGCCGATGAATTACAACCCCATTTCGGCTCAGATTTTGATCAGTTATCCATGGGAATGTCGGGGGATTATCCCCTTGCCATCGAAGCAGGTGCCACTATGATTCGTCTGGGTACTATTCTTTTTGGCAAACGTTCCACCGTTGCGTTAGGGTGA
- a CDS encoding aminopeptidase P (PFAM: Aminopeptidase P, N-terminal domain; Metallopeptidase family M24~COGs: COG0006 Xaa-Pro aminopeptidase~InterPro IPR007865:IPR000994:IPR001131~KEGG: mar:MAE_13250 aminopeptidase P~PFAM: peptidase M24; peptidase M24B X-Pro dipeptidase/aminopeptidase domain protein~SPTR: Peptidase M24) → MMIAQQEYAQRRELLMSKMGKGVAVFRSAPMAVMHNDVEYVYRQDSDFFYLTGFNEPEAVAILAPNHNEHRFILFVQPKDLAKEIWTGYRAGVEGAKENYGADAVFSIEELDEKLSEYLITGDRIYYHLGRDQEFNQKILNHWQKLVGSYPRNGYGPRALEDSNYILHPLRMVKSATEIEMLRKATSISAKAHIRAQEFATPGRYEYEVQAEMEHIFRSLGCEGPAYPSIVASGANACVLHYIENNRRMEEGDLLLIDAGASFGYYNGDITRTFPVSGNFTPEQKAIYDLVLEAQLKAIAQVQPGNTYNQYHDTAVEVLVEGLKELKLLQGDTEEIIKEKKYQPFYMHRTGHWLGLDVHDVGNYKLDKETWQTLQAGNVLTVEPGIYISPYITPAEGQPEIPDHWKGIGVRIEDDVLVTKTGNEILTSAVGK, encoded by the coding sequence ATGATGATTGCTCAACAAGAATACGCTCAACGCCGTGAATTGTTAATGTCGAAAATGGGGAAAGGAGTGGCGGTTTTTCGTAGCGCCCCCATGGCGGTAATGCACAATGACGTGGAATACGTTTATCGTCAGGATAGCGACTTTTTCTATTTGACGGGGTTTAATGAGCCTGAAGCGGTGGCAATTTTGGCACCTAATCATAATGAGCATCGTTTTATCTTGTTTGTACAGCCCAAGGATTTGGCAAAGGAAATTTGGACAGGTTATCGTGCTGGGGTGGAGGGTGCAAAGGAAAATTATGGAGCGGATGCGGTTTTTTCCATTGAGGAATTGGATGAGAAGTTATCAGAATATTTGATTACGGGCGATCGCATTTACTATCATTTAGGAAGGGATCAAGAATTTAACCAAAAAATCCTTAACCATTGGCAAAAGTTGGTGGGGAGTTATCCTCGTAATGGTTATGGCCCGAGGGCGCTCGAAGATTCTAACTATATCTTGCACCCCTTGCGCATGGTCAAAAGTGCCACGGAAATCGAAATGCTACGCAAAGCTACCTCTATCTCCGCCAAAGCCCACATCAGGGCGCAAGAGTTTGCCACCCCAGGGCGTTATGAGTACGAAGTTCAAGCGGAAATGGAGCATATCTTTAGATCCCTTGGTTGTGAAGGCCCTGCCTATCCCTCCATCGTTGCTTCGGGTGCCAATGCCTGTGTATTGCACTATATCGAAAATAATCGCCGTATGGAAGAAGGAGATTTACTGCTCATCGATGCAGGGGCCAGTTTTGGCTACTATAACGGTGATATTACCCGCACTTTTCCTGTGTCAGGGAACTTTACCCCCGAACAAAAAGCCATCTATGATTTAGTCCTAGAAGCACAATTAAAGGCGATCGCACAGGTACAACCGGGAAACACCTACAACCAATACCATGACACCGCCGTAGAAGTATTAGTAGAAGGATTAAAAGAACTAAAACTGCTACAAGGAGACACCGAAGAAATCATCAAAGAGAAAAAATATCAACCCTTTTATATGCACCGCACAGGGCATTGGTTAGGCTTAGATGTCCATGATGTCGGTAACTATAAACTAGATAAAGAAACTTGGCAAACCCTCCAAGCAGGAAACGTCCTCACCGTCGAACCGGGCATCTATATCTCCCCCTACATCACCCCCGCCGAAGGACAGCCCGAAATTCCCGATCATTGGAAAGGTATTGGGGTAAGAATTGAGGACGATGTGCTAGTCACCAAAACAGGCAACGAAATTTTAACCTCCGCCGTAGGCAAATAA